The Lolium rigidum isolate FL_2022 chromosome 2, APGP_CSIRO_Lrig_0.1, whole genome shotgun sequence genomic interval CTTTTTACTCAGCTTGAAACAAATTTATATTTAGTTATGAACTACACAATGTAAATTTCTGTACAGGCTCAATGATTTGAACTACATAGTGTTAGCATATAGCTTGCTTATTTTGATGAATATTTACATAACCTGACTCAAAGTAAGTTTTCTTTTATATCTTAGTTGAATTCAGTATGTATGGTACCATCGATATCTTTTCTCACCGACTTGACGGGTTATTTATGATGATAAGCTGTCTTATACGATTCAAATTTACTGTTTTGCTATAAAATATATGTGCTGACATTTTTTCTTTTACTTGGCTGCTTTGCAGATGTTGAGCTCAGATTTTAATGTTTGGGTTTCGGTGGCAGGAGATTCTTGCACTGTCGGTGACAACAGCTGGCATTTGGTGATTAGTATTTTTTTTGCCTTTTATATTAATGTACTTGTAATTTATCTTCCGTAAATATTTATGATTCATGCTTGAGGGATGCACAAGTATATGAGCTATCAATCATGAAATGGGAACTAATTGTACTGTATAACAAACTTTTTCAGTACGGGTATTTGTTACACTATTGATTTGGATTTAAACAATGATGTTTTAGTGTAGTTATGGCGATCCGTGATCGCTATAGTTTTTAATTGCTATTCAATAGAAAATGTGACCTGATGCTTAATATTGCAGTGACTACGAGCAACAACTTGAGTAAGAGTGCCTGCTATGGCTGGTCCAGGATAGCCCCAAAAGAGCAGATCcatatggcatgcacaaaagttatTGCCAAGTGACTGCTtgagatcttttttttttttttgtaaggaGCTTTAACCTTCTAGGTAGCTCATTAGACTACTGTTTGCAATTGCCCAATAGTTTTGTACAGTGCTGTTGTCTAATCAATACCAAGCGCTACAAATTACATGACATTTTAATAGACTTCTGTCCCTCCTATGATATATTTATACTGCATCTATGATTGGTCGGGTTATTCCCTTCATGAAAATAAAATTCTCCTATTTGTGAATCCAACATCAACTGACGTGCACGAATGTATATGTTCGGTCTGACAATCTGCTATTGTGAGTGATAAATTTAAGTTCATGCTTAGACATTGCATTTGTACCGTCGAAACTCTAAGAACGTGTGTGATTCTGACACCGGCAAGGCAGAAACATGCCctaaaacaagataaaaattttgGCTTAAATTCTGACGCTGCCACTTGCGCATTCAGTCAATGAAAACACATATAGCATCATACATGACTAACATAGCAATATGAATATATATAAAACCAACCAGCAAGCAAACAATAAACTCCCATATATTTCTTGAATAGATACCAATAATAGCAAGATGAAACATATGGCTTAAGATTTTTAAATAGAAGGCACCCAAGGCTTTAAAATAATAAAGTCCCATATATTTCTTGAATAGATACCAATAATAGCTTACAAATAAATGAAATTACAAGTAAACAACAGATAAAAGAGAAGATCCATATAGAAAGAGAAGAAAAGCCTGATAACAACGAAGCCCTCTTCCGCGATCATTAGACTAGAGTCGGGGAAGACAACTCAAGAGAGAGCGGGCAGGAGTTAATTGACTTGGATTACTGGAGCCGGGGAAGGCAACTCAAGAGAGAGCGGTAGGAGTTAATTGACTTGGATTGCACCCGGGAACCGAGCAGTGCAAGTCTGCAACCTCATCATGACTATCACTAAAGAAGACAACATGTCTCTTATGGCACAAGACATGTCTCAATTTCAGGATGCATGTGTGAGAGATCCTCTACTCTCCTAAGATATTGAGGTCTGGTACTTGCGCCATCTAATCAGtaatcacataaaatattatttcCAAACAAAATGAAATGTATTGTTCACATAGATTCACATGTAAAGTCATCAACCTTACAATCTACATGTTAGTACTTCACAACTCCTTTTGGTAAACTGATCATGCATACAACTGATGAAATTCGCCGCATTTTAGTTCTATGTTATGTGTTGTATTACTATTTTCCTACTACCCTTGGTAAACCTGATTTGACTGTTCTATTGTGTATCTTTGGCACCCTTTCGACTCCCTTTTGTATAAGATTATTTCTATAAGAAACTGCAttactagtttgctttatttaattGCTCTATAGATTATGTTTCTACTTATAGTTATGTTTTCTGGCTTTTGCTTCCAAAGGTTGCGCCTGGGCGCAACCGGTCATCTAGTACgttaaaagagaaaagaagaacttCCCACCAGTAAGGCACATTCAATATTTCCCTTTTTAGAAGAATTTTTTTTGCATTTGGATTATTATCACATATAGAAATACCCTATCCTATCCATTTTGAAATCTTGGTTCAACTCCTTCAATACCGTATTCAAGATGTTCTATCTTTGCATTTATTGTGATTCTTTCTCAATAATTTTTCaaattggaataattttattACTTCAATGAAATCtatttttctttttaaaaaaatgaaagacTATTTCAATTCCTATATAACTGTTATGTATCAAAATATGAAATTTTCTAGTTGTTTCTTCGTAAACAATCTTCTTGCTTACCATTAGTATCTTCTGCAACTTTTTTGGAACGAATCCACTTTTCTAGGAAGATGGAACATTTTTGGATAATGCACCCTGGTTTTTTCTagtaaaaccatatggtttttttATGGATCCTCTTATGCATTATGTTCGATATCAAGGAAAGGCCATTTTTGCATCAAAAGGTACtattttttttaacaaaaaatGGAAATGATATCTCATCAATTTGTGCcatttttttttgactcaacccCGGCTCCCTCCGACAGGTTCAGGATGGGGTTTTCTCAGGAATCAGGATGTACCACTGCCGCGTCAACGTCTCGGGAATCAGGAATTCAGGATGCTCGGTACGGTTTCcaggaacattgcaatcctgcagcTTCAGGGCCAAGCGCAATCCAATGTTCTTCCTACCAACGTACTAAACATTCACATCAACAGTTCATACGAACTAATGTTCAGTATCATCGTCTATACACATTTACTACTACAACGTTTCATTACAGATTGTTCTCCCCCTCAGCACAAAACTGGCGTGGCACGTGACTTTTCAGGTCCAAAATGGGGAGTGGAAACTCCAGCAATGTGTTATTGATCTTGCTCCTCAACGTGTacatctgtttcatcgtatatctCTTCCTGCACAGCACAAAATTGGAGAACAGTCAATATAATATTGGAAAAAAAATCTATAGATATGCTTGATTCAGGGAGAACAAACAGCTAGCCGCTTAAAAGCTTTATCTAAGGCCACAATGATCGACAAGGCTGAATAATTACTGATCACTCAAGCTCAGCCCACCTTACGTCATGCACAAGGAAAACTACCATTACGAGTTTACTATATGAAACGTTTTTTTTGGAATACTTattgatttgaatgtcacttataATGTACATATCCAAGCACATGCTCACAAATGCAATGCATTAGTACGTTTTGAGAAGATAAAAATCTGAACTCTTTGCAACCACTAACCTGTAGCAGTTCTTCAATGACATCCTCCATTGTTATGATACCCACAGCTTCTTCATATTCGCTGAGCGTGGGCAATGGCTCCTCGTGTACTTGAAGAACATCTGATTGATCCTTGGACCATTTGCCCCTCCTGCTTCCTGTATTAGAGTTCAGGGTGTTGGGGTAACTCTTCCATCTCCTCAGAGGAGTAAGGTTTTTCACAGACTTTTCACCAGGTTTATCATCGATGGCAATGGCAACCTCTGTTTCCAGCACCAAAACAAAGTAAAACTGTGAGAAACTGAGTTAAACTAAATAGCAGATTATACATGTGACACATAAAAATGAAGGAGTGCGGCAAACTGCGGAGGCTCTCACCAAGAGTTTCACCACCATTGTTGAGCTGTTTAGCTGGGTAGTCTGGAATGTTTTGCCTGATGACAACTGCCATGTGGCTGTGGCCCTTCTGGAACTCATTTAGGATGTCATAGAGGGGCAAGTCTTCTGAAACGCTGACATTTAAGAAGGTAGGGGTGTGTAAGCTGAGCATACAAATACTCGGTACACAACTTCTGAATTTCGAACGAACAAAATTCCATGTCATTGTGTTCGTGTATTCCACTTCATGCATTTAATCTAGAATTCTCCTCATAATTTTCACCACATTTTAGAGATAAGAAATGCATGTAAGGTGACAAGGATGAAACAAAACTAGTCTGCAATTCTAGTATAGACCATCTCTGTTAATCTCCAATCCAGTTTAAAGTCTTGTTTAAGGCAGGGAGAAAGTAAGTATAATTGGGCATATATATATAAACCAAGTATAACAGAAAATTGTATTTTGAATTATACAGATCATCCAATGACAGCCCTTTGTGTGTTTCAATTACAGACCGGTTATTGACAGCTACTAAAAGTAGCACAGAATAGGGGAAATTGTACAGTATTTAACAACATAGATTACTAGAATGTTGAGCAAAGGCAATAACTTATACTCCCTcagttcactaatataagatgttttagctttCTGTAGATTCGTCTATTTTGGTATATATCTACTCTACTTTTAGGGTGGAGATTCACTCATTATGGTGTGTATCTAGTCCACTTTGAAATgtctaaaacgtcttatatttgtAAACAGAGGGAGTAGGTTTATACCATACCGAGGAATTTTGCGGATAGTTACACTCTTTATGGGTATTTCATCATCAGGGTTTATCGATAATAAATTCTTCACCTGAAAATATGCAGCAAATGGTATATGAGTACACTACAATTGCACATATATTTTGTCAAAACATATGGAAGATTATCAGTTATACATTTGATACCAAAGAAACTAGAATATACCGCCAAAACTTATTCATCAGATAGACAAAATAACTACAACAAAACTATCACTTCTTGTAAAGGGTGAAAACAAGTATCAGGCGCTACAAAATTACATGTCCTTACCCTATACAAACAAAAAGTTGAACTACTGCGTAAGACTAATAAAGCGATGCAATATTGCTACATGATAACAGGGACAACATGCAAATTTTAGTGGCATCTTCACAAATTATGCTCATCTGAGCACATAAATACACAGACACCCCATTTTGCAAACAATATGCTACCATAATTCAAATACAAGTTAGTACATTACTACAAAAGAAACCATTCTACTCTGACTCTGCACTCAGTCGTACAAATATTAAATCAAACTACTCTTTGTCAACCTTCATGCACTAGTcaatgcaaccaaaagtccgaactgatggaaagagctagTGCAATCCacctatacacttcacaacactatTGACAAAGGGCCCCAGAGTCCACCAAACACCATTTTTCTACCTTTTATCTACAGAATCGCTCGTGGATTTCACTTGGGCAAAAACTACCTGGTCAATTTTCTGAATCTTACAATGCTGAAAAAATCACTCTAGCAGCAAGGCAACAGGGCAGAAACTCATGTCCAAATTAAAAACCCATGACAGACACAGAAATGTGTATCATAGTTTTCAAAAGCAGAAGATAGCCTTACCAATATCAATCCAATAATGTTTGTCTCCCTTTCATAATAAACTGGCACCCTGCTATGACCCTTCTCAATGACCTCTTGCATTAGTTTCCTGTGCAGAAGAGAACACAAATGATTGGACTATGTGCAACAGGACATAAATGCATCTAAAAATGGTTTAAAAAACACACCTAACTGTAGCAAATATTTAATGGAATTCTTGTTCAGACTACACAAATCCAATACCTGTCGAGCTTCCCATTTATATCAATCACAAATGTTTCACAAAGCGGCGTCATAGCATCTTTAGCTTTCTTTTCACTGAGTTCAAGAGCTCCAGCTATTATAGTAGTTTCATCATGGGTTAACTCTCCACCTTTACCAGCCTGTTAAATAACAAGTCGGATGGCTAAAAACCAGGAATGTAGGCAAAAGAGGATAAAGGAGCATGCTtggtaaattttaaaaaatattgaTAACGGTTATTAGGAACTCCGCCTATGTCTCTCTAGGCATAGCAGAGCCCAAGCCTGGGTAAAGGACGAGGGTTGTGATAGGCTTGGCAAGCCAATGTAAAAACTAGCCATTCCTATGGATATGAAACCCATTAGAAACTCGTTGGGGCATAATTTATTTTCCACTACTTTCTGCTTGACTTCATTTTTCACTATTTTCTGCTTTACTTGCATTTTCCACTAGTTTCAgtttgggtttcatatctagcctacacCAACTTGCCTGGGACAGAAGGATCAACACAAGCATACTTCCCAGCAGAAAATCAAAGTGATTATATCTAATCATATGTATCAGTAATCCATGTTCACACTATGAATCGCCAGttgatcttccttgtaagcagcaGCAGTTTCCTAGGTTGCTTGGTGATCAGACTGTCGGTAATCAAGTTCAATTTACCAGTTCTGGCAACAAATCCCAgagattcgcaaaaaaaagcaACAAATCCCAGACCAACCCAGCAAATAAAACCCTAGTTTACTGGTGGATTTTACTATTTTTTCATATTCCCTTCTACATAATTCAGCGTTTCTTTTGGATCGACCAGTGGATTTCATTTCACCACGATTTGAGTTGGCACAATCTCAATCAcagattttatattttttctttGATTTTAGTACCAAAATTCTTATAAACTAGACACAAGCACATGATATATCATCTAAGCTAGTATCTTGGACACACATAACACAGCCTCTGAAATCAATCCATATCACTATATCATTATCATATATATAGCTATTTGTCTACTTTGAATCTGAGCCTCTCTATATCCTACCGCAGATCAGACTGCATATAAATAATATCTTCAGATTTCATACGTCACACTTGCATATTATCTGCTTCATGCGAAAAATTATCGGCAGAGTATATCATTGTGTCGTGAAAATGCTTTCAGTGTCCAAGGGATGCAGATTTAATTTAAGATGATGCACAAACTTCTCCTGTGAAGCGTCCTAAATTGCATTTCCCGGTAAAAATTACACAATACATGTGACCCACATATCATGTTAGGGTGCAGAAGCACAAAAAAGTAGGTACACGAATAGATAATTACAAGTGTGTGCGGTCGAGAGTTACAGGGTATTTCAGTTTACAAGATTAGATGATCAGTTCTATTTATCTCATTAATAAATACATACGGGTGTGTAAGACCCACATAGACATAGTTACACAGTATTTCAGTTTACAAGATTAGATACCTCATTTCCATGCAGTGTCACAAGTGTTTTTAGCTCAGCTCTACGGAAAAGGGCTGCTTTACCATGACCAAGCATATAGTCCAGCAGCTGGAACAGAAAGGGGAAAAAAAAAGTAAATTCATGGTAACTTGTTCTGTAATGATAACGGCACTAGGTTTAGTAGTATCAATACCTTGGCTATCGGAAATGCAACAGGAAAGCAGATCCAAACAAGCACTCGGACAAATGGAGCAACTGAGGCGCCAATCGCCAGCCCATAGCGTGAGCAGATGGATTGTGGTAAGATCTGTTTATATCAAACTATTAGCACATGATACCCAGTAGCTGAGTCTCACAAGTGAAATCTTTATGACTCACCTCACCAAACAGCAGAATCAATGTCACAGAGATCAAAATCGCACCCCAAGCAGTCACCAAGCCATCAAGAAATATTGGCAATGCCTAATAAGAATGCAGAAGTATGTTATCAGCTACTTAATTTTAGGGGATGGGGGTTCAAACATAGCTTGAATGGTAACAATACCTCCATGGCTATAGCATTGCAGATCAGAAGTGTACATAACAGCAGGTGCTGGTTTTTTACCACAGGCAATATCTTAGCTGCAAAAGTACTATTATTACTGCTAACCTAGAAATAATTCATATTTGCATTTATAAATACTGtccaaagaaaaaaagagaagtgGACGTCTTTTGCATTTCAATCAACTAAACAGagcctactccctccattccaacaTATAAGACCCATAAGTCAAAGTTAGTTTAATAAGGTTTACGGAAAAATAGCAACATCTACAATACCGAACCAACATCAACAGATCCATCATAAAATATGTTTCCATAGTGTATATCTTTAATATTGTGGGTGCTGTATTTTTTTTGTAGAAACATGGTCAACTTTAACATAGGACAAGGTATAGGATATATTTTGGAACAGAGGGGGTAGAATTAGTCCTGAGAATGGTTGGACATCTAAACCaaacttaaactaaaaccacAGGATGCATCGTGAGgaaaccaaaccaaaccaaacccaCTAGGATATGCGTTCACACCAACCCAAACTCAACCACGTGACATCTCCACCTAAACTGAACTAAAACCACTGTAGGAACCATGGTTATGGCCTATGGTTTTTGAACGGTTTCCCACCCAGCTGTCCCTTACGTAAACTGAACAGCTCCTTACATACTTACGTAGACTGAAATGAAACAACTAGCTGCTCCGTCCGTGACCGTAGGTAAACAACAATAATACCATCACATCAGTTCACACAGGAACCAACAACAATCGCACCAATACAAATCTGACTGGAATTAATTGGACAAATATTACGAACATCAAGAATCAGATCCTGATAAACTAGTATTCTAAAATAAAATTGATGCCCTTCTTCACAACTCAAGGAAAATCATGCAGTGTAGATGCCACGTGTGGCCAGCCCACTGGAGTGCACGAAGAGGATCACCGacttcaagacgacgccctcaagaggggaaGGACGGCGACATCCACGGAGGTCTGGGCTTTCGCCCGGAGGAATCGAGCCTCCACATCCCCACGCGGCTGGACAGCAAAGACGACGGAGACCGCAGTGTCGCCAACCCGCACCCCACTGACCCACACACCTCTTGTGCGGCAGCAACGCCACCGCCGCACAGGAGCCACCGCCAGCATCCAAGCCATACCTGAGAGATCAGCAGCTCTGCTGTCAACACCCGCACGACGCAGAGTTGAAGAGCCGAGCCGCACCACTACTTCGACTGAAATCCCTTCACTCCATTTCAACACAGATAAATCTGAACAAGAACAATTGGTGTCAATTAAGATAAATCAGGGCTGGCAAGTGTTTTCAGTTAAAAAGTCAAGTGAGCCTGAACCCACGAGAGAGTAGCCACTAGGTAAGGAAAATTCAGTCTTGAAATGCATTATGCCAAAGTGTGTCTATTAGACTGTCACGTTCCTTTACCTTAGAGTATGTGTAGTGTAAGATTTCTTATGTCTAGCAAACTTGGGATCCTAGCTAGATGATAAATGCTCCATTATAAGTTCATAAGAACTGTCAAGATTAGCATGTTCAACTCATTTGTTTCAGATCATAAATGCTTCACTATTCTACAAACCACAACATAATATATGATATTGTTCTACAACATATGATACTGTCTAAACTCATGTATACCAGACAAGAACAGCACAACTTTTTTTGAAACCACCAGGAGCATGTAAAATCTAAAATCCATTATAAAGTGCACTTTCTCAGGAAATTAATTTGCAATAGTATAAGTATCTACATCAACAATCATATAAGTTCATAAGAACTGTCAAGGATTGA includes:
- the LOC124692483 gene encoding DUF21 domain-containing protein At2g14520-like gives rise to the protein MEALPIFLDGLVTAWGAILISVTLILLFGEILPQSICSRYGLAIGASVAPFVRVLVWICFPVAFPIAKLLDYMLGHGKAALFRRAELKTLVTLHGNEAGKGGELTHDETTIIAGALELSEKKAKDAMTPLCETFVIDINGKLDRKLMQEVIEKGHSRVPVYYERETNIIGLILVKNLLSINPDDEIPIKSVTIRKIPRVSEDLPLYDILNEFQKGHSHMAVVIRQNIPDYPAKQLNNGGETLEVAIAIDDKPGEKSVKNLTPLRRWKSYPNTLNSNTGSRRGKWSKDQSDVLQVHEEPLPTLSEYEEAVGIITMEDVIEELLQEEIYDETDVHVEEQDQ